acttaactgtgaaagacttgaaattcacatTGCCCTCAATAGAAACAGAAAGGAAGAcacaagagaagaaagaaattaaagagagaaagaagaaaagaagataaagaaagaaagaagaaagaagagaaagaaagagaagaaacaaagatagaaagaaagaaagaaagaaaaaagaaacaaataaagtaagaagaaagaaagaaagaagaaagagaaagaaaaaagaaagagaaagaaagaaagaagaaagaaagaaagaaagaaagaaagaaagaaagaaagaaagaagaaagaagaaagaaaagaaagaaagaaagaaagaaagaaagaaagaaaaagaaagaaagaaagaaaggaagaaagaaaggaagggaaggaaggaaggaaggaaggaaggaaggaaggaaggaagaaaggaaggaaggaaggaagggaaaggaaggaaggaagaaaggaaggaggaaggaaaggaaggagaaggaaggaaggaagggaaaggaaggaaggaaggggaaaggaaggaaggaaggaaaggaaggaaggaaaaggaaggaggatggaagaaaagaaaagaaagaatgaaagaaagaaagaaagaaagaaagaaagaaaaggaaaaagagaagaaagaaagaaagaaagaaagaaagaaaagaaagaataaagaaagaaagaaagaagaaggaaagaaagaaaggaagaaaggaaagaaagaagaaagaaagaaagaagaaagaaagaaagaaagaaagaaaagatgagaagaagaaagaaagaaagaaagaaagaaagaaagaaaaaagaaagaaagaaagaaagaaagaaagaaaagaaagaaagaaaaggaaagaaaaggaaggaaggaaggaacaaaaggaaggaaggaaggaaggaggaaggaaggaacaaaaggaaggaaggaagaaaggaggaaggaaggaggaaggaaggaaggaacaaaaggaaggaaggaagaaaggaggaaggaaggaacaaaaggaaggaaggaagaaaggaggaaggaagaaggaaggaaggaacaaaaggaaggaaggaaggaagaaaggaggaaggaaggaggaaggaaggaaggaaggaaggaagaaaggaaggaaggaaggaagaaaggaaggaaggaagaagaatttGATGCCAAATCTATCACATATGACAAGAGAAATTTTAGTTTTTCCCAAGGAATATTTCACCAGAAAGCCCACTGGGATGTCTCCCCTCAGTGTGGATCACTGTCTTAAATATTTCCAGGGAATATTTTACCAGAAGGCCCTCTGGGATGTTTTCTCCCCTACATGGatcactggaaatattttttaaattcttgttaCTGTGTGACATTATATCTCCTTCACATCTATTGGCCTATAATTAATTCTCCCTTAAGCTGTGTATATTACAAGCAAATATAGTCTTGCTTTAATTCCCTTTACCTGGATAATTTTAGCACCAAATTAAagacatttagaaatatttttttctctctccttatgTCTTCAAATTGTCCTTGCAGTTTCTGCTTCTGGGAATCAAGGGTTTAGCCAGGGTGTAGATTTGGGCTGTTGAAACTTTCCCAGAAACTAGAATTGCATCTTTGTTGATATAGCTCTCTCCTTCACTTCGACCTTTAAACAATCCCCTTAGAACAGGAACTTGACATAGAATTTCTGCTTCTCACTAATGCCTTATTTTACGTCTGAGGATGGCCTGCTAGGAACTGCTTTGAGGTGTTAAAATTAGCCTTCTTCTTTGTAACTCAGGACTCTTAGTGCTTCTTCCCCCTAGCCAGGGGTGGATTTTTTATGTATATCAACAAGGCCACCATTAATGTTTCTGTGTGACTAGCAATTTATGTCCCAGACATCAAACATAGAAAACTGTTTCTCCACAcacatttctctcatttttcttcatatgTTGCTGCCTGGGCATCCACTCTCCTGAAGGAaattcaaagaagttctctaactcAACTGCACCCCAAGAGCTAGTCTGCAACacagagcgatagcacactgggtaggacatttgccttgcatgcagccattctaggttcaatccctggcatcccatatggccccctaaaacCACCAGGTATGAATACTGGCACTACCAAATAGGTccataaagagagagaaaactagaGAGCTATCTGCTATGGCAATACTAATTCTAAGAGAATAGACACTAGAACCtcgaggaccagtccatggtagaaagcttgtcatAAATAGGAGGAGAATGTAATTtggacagagaagggatcactatgacaaggTGGACAAGATGGCTACTATGACCAgctgacaagaactgggtgctgaaaagagaatgtacatgataccccttcactaACACTATTTCAaacaacagtgtctaaaaagaagagaaagagagaaataagagagagacAAGAAAAATGTCAGCCATAAAGGTAGGCAAGGGAGAGGGCAAGGGGAAGGAGGGAacgaaactggggacattggttgcagaaaatgtgcactggaatTCAAtaataacaactttgtaactgtgtgccTAGTGGTGATTCaactaaaacatttattttattaaaaataaaaatagagctaTCTtgagccacagagatagcacaacagtagggcatttgccttgcacacaggcaatccaggatggatggtggttcaaatcccggcatcccatgtggtcccctgtgcctgccaggagcaatttctgagcacagagccaggagtaatacctgaacaccaccgggtgtgacccaaacacacacacacacacacacacacacacacacacaagagctATCTTATCAAACTCCTCCTCAGGGTAGAACTGTGTACTTATTAATgagtctttatatttaaaaatctgtatATTCATggctaataaatttattttgtatcatAAAAGATTCCTCCTCTCTATGTCTGAATAAAAGATGCAGATAACATGTCCTTATTACCCTCCTGTTGGCATCTGATGTGCTGTGTACCATGTGTGTGAAGCAGGGAAGCATGCCTGGATCTCTGCTAACACTTTATAATCAGTATGGGGGAGGTGAAGTCAAGCTAGCAGAACAATTAATGATCACAGAGGCTCTATGTCTAGTCCTACGAGTCTCTTGTCAATTTAAATCTCTATGACAACAAAATGACACCTTGAAATATGCTTTGCTTCAAGGAAATCCATGTGCCACATCACACTCACTAGAATGTGGGGGTGACTTTGTAACAAGTAATTTGAACTAAACCAACCATCCTTTTCTTAAAGGTTTCAACTGCAGTGTAAATGCTCTCTACTGCCTACAAAAAGGCCAGTGTCTACCAACACTTCATAATCATGATGCCTGTGAGCTGGACCCAGTAGGTAGCTCCcaactcatcataatagattgaGTAAAATCAGAAACATGATAGCAAAGTCCCATTCAACACTAAAGACTATTTTTTGTGAAACTGCATTTCTTCAAAGATATGGTATATTTTACCTGAAGATTTGATGATCTTTCAAatgactaattttaatttttttttaccccttaTGCTGCATAAGGAGTAACATGAGGCAAACTAATTGAATACCAATTGGTCCTCAATTACAGGAAGGCTCTGAAAATGATCCACTGAGTTTTAAGGACAGAAAGTAGAGTAGCTCCCCAATGAATAAAAGGAACCATTGATTGTCTGTTGCTTGGATATAAGTGTCCCAAAGGGAAGAAAATTGGGAGCCTGGAGATTTATTAAACCTGACTGCACTTGAAACACCAACCCTACAGGTAGTTTTCTGCATGCTCTGGGCCCTGGGGATCTCCTTTCACATGCAGAACAGGGAAGGAAAGGACATGTCTGCACAGGTGCATGAGGACAATTCCTATGCAAGATTACTCAATATTTGAGGGGGACTGTGCAGTTATGTCAATGAAAGTCTCTCATCATTCCCTTGCTCCAGTACTGCATGACCATTTTAGAATGGCtagataataattattaaaatgaactCCAATTTAATTCAATATCTTTGATAATAATGTCACTGGTTCATAGTTGCAAGTTATATGTTGTATTTGTTAGGACTTATTAAAGATTCCCCCTTGTGAGATCCCATTTCTTTTAAAGCACTTAGAAATGTGGTCTTATGGCAAATCTGATAAGTCACAGGTGGAAAATACTTCCTCATAAATCTACTCTTTGCTTTTAAACATGAAGTACAAATGCTGATAGGATGGCAACTGCattaaaaatcaaaacttaaaagataatacaaataaattcaCCCATTTAgtttcctaaaattttttaaaaactctttttGAAGGGTTTTATAATAAGcttttcttaaaacaataattCAGAGCATTTTCCATGTGAGGGACTAATATATACATTCCTTGgtaaaatgtcaaaatatttttgttagacTTATGGTAGgtcaaagtaaaaaagaaatgaatggagCAGTTTTCAGGCATGATTGGATCATTATGACTTAGCTGCCTTTTATACATACTCTAGTTATTAGGGGCAAGGTAAGGAGCAGATGACCCACTAGAATTCACACTAAACCCAATGCAGATGAGTCCCCATTTTGTTTATGCTTTGATAATCTATGTAATATCAAGGGACAAATTCTCAGGATTCTGTTTGGAACCTCTGGGAGATAAGGAACATACATGACTCATGCCTAGAGCAAAGTAACGGTCCCTGTGGGTGAGAAATTGCATCATATCTAGGCCAGTTATGGACCCAGCCACAGAGTCCCTTTCCTGTCTCCTCTGGAGGTTGCTCCAAGCTGTCACTGCCACAATCCCTCCCCTCAAATAGAGGCACATTAGCAGAGAACAACAGACCACAGAAGACAACATATTCTGCCACCCCACTATGTGATCCACACCAGTTGCAGCACCACAGTGAGCCCAGGTCCCATATTGGGCTCTCTGCACTCCCTAGCTGACTGCATCTACTCTGTCCTGACACCTAGCAGCTCCAGAGTGGCAATGTGAGTAGACTGTGGGTTTGGAAACATGAGTCCTAAGCCTGCTCTCTGGGATTAGGATCTGAAGTGATAAACCATCTAGGGACTTGGGTGGAGAGAAAGGCACATAGATTGATGCAAAGAAACAGCATGAACaacatttttctccctctgagaaGGACAGGGGAGAAGGATGAATATGCCAAGGACAGTAGCCACAGAAACATCATGACCAGTGCTACTCTTAGAGTAAAGGGACACACTGGCCAGCCACAAATGTTTCCTAAGAGATAGCTctggaaaacagaaacagcaagAGCCAGAATACAAATAATATGCCTTGTTCCCACCAGTCTGGAGCAGCCTGCATGAAGTAGCCATTTTCTCCAACCCAGCCTGAAAGCATCTTCAAGAGGAGGCTGAACTCAAGTTTGAGCTTGATGCATATGCATATTCTTTTACACAGTCTGCTCGACTCATCTCCTTGTTCTCACTTCTCTTCATTTCCTAGAATTTACAAATGTGAACCACACAAACACGCAATGTAAATCTCTGTGGTACTATGCAATTGCAAAATTACCAAAATGCTTTCCCTCCTAACTTTATATATTTGTCATCATTTAACTCCCCAgcaccttatttctttttctacagTGTTCATCATGATGATTATGCAAAAGTTTAAGATGGAATAAGGTGAAGAAGATATACAAAGAGTCTCAGAATAGAAAATTTGCTatggaaatataataaatattttatatggcaTACattaatgtatatgtattttagtACATGCAAAGTCTTGAATATTGATTATTACTTAATTCTGAAGCAATCAAGTGAAAATATCCTATAAACTGCATCTCATTTTCTAGAGGTAAGTCTAAAAGAGTTTGCACTGCATTGtggatacttttgttttgttgagcCACAGTGGTGGctcagtggtgcacaggggttactcctgactcaagaattattcctggtgatgcttatgaaccatgtgagatgctacTAATTGAATctgtattgctctggtccttaaattttctgttttaaagaataaacttATTCTATTTCTGAGAACAAAAAGCATAGAATcacaatataaaatgttttgtttcattttcattgAATATAATGATATGTAGGAGGAAATGAGGTGTGAGTACATACATACTTAAATTGGTTTGATTGATCCGATTTGACTGATCCAGTTCATACATTATCACTGTTTGTGACATGTAATTTCTGCATTGAGAATAAGAGAATGAGCATCCTTGCCTCTCTCTCTGAGTGATTGAGGACAAACAGGAAAGATACAAATAACCACCTGTCCACTGCAAGTGATATCACCTGTGACATGACCAGTGCTAAAACTCATTATCAGGTGCAGGGATGGATGGAACCAATGACAGCACCAAGGAACGTTTTATCCTTTTGGGGTTTTCTGGCCGTCCTCATCTGGAAAGGATCCTTTTTGTGGTCATCTTGGTTGCTTATCTTCTGACTCTTATGGGCAATAGCACCATTATCCTGGTGTCCAGGCTGGACCCACATCTCCAGacgcccatgtacttcttcctcacCCACCTGTCCTTCCTGGATCTCAGCTTCACCACCAGCTCCATCCCGCAGCTGCTCTATAATCTCCACGGACATGACAAGACCATCAGCTACATAGGCTGTGCCATCCAGCTCTTCCTCTTCCTGGGCTTGGGTGGTGTGGAGTGCCTGCTGCTGGCAGTCATGGCCTATGACCGCTTTGTGGCAGTGTGCAAGCCCCTGCACTACATGGTGATCATGAACCCACGGCTCTGTCTGGGCTTGGTGTTAGTGGCCTGGGGGTTAGGGGCGGCCAACTCCTTGGCCATGTCACCATCTACCCTGAACCTTCCCCGCTGTGGGCACTGGACTGTGGACCACTTTCTGTGCGAGATGCCAGCTCTCATCCGCATAGCATGTGTCAACACAGCAGTTGTTGAAGGTGTTGCCTTTGTCCTGGCAGTGATCATTGTGCTGTTACCCCTGATGTTCATCCTCATCTCCTATGGCTGTATTTTGAGGGCCGTGTTGCAAATTCGATCAGGATCAGGCTTGAAGAAAGTCTTTAACACCTGTGGCTCCCACCTCACAGTGGTCTCGCTTTTCTATGGAAACATCATCTACATGTACATGCAACCTGGAAAAAGCTCGTCCAAGGACCAGGGCAAGTTCCTCACCCTCTTCTATAACATAGTCACCCCACTTCTGAACCCCCTGATCTACACGCTCAGGAACAAGGAAGTAAAGGGGGCTCTGAAGAGACTTCTCTTGCGTGACAGATCAGCAGGAAAGGGGTAAGGGTGAATGACGAGGTGGATTTCTGCCGGCTGTGAGGCACCTGAAAGAGTTGGGCTTTGTCCAAAGGCTTCTTATCCCTTGTCCTGTACTTTGATAGACAATGCAAGCTCAGACACTTGTCTGTACCCACCCTGTACCCATTCTCATTTTCTGTGTAGCAGTGGCCTAGAATCAATCAATGCATACAAGCAGAAATTCTTTCTTCTCAATCTCagctttgtttttgatttttgtttttgatgctgCTTTTGTTTCAGATTTTTGAGGTACTGGTATTAAATGATTGCACTGATCCTTATTATCCATTATCAGCAAATATGGAATACAGAGCAGGTGAATGTTTCCTCAAATCTCAGCCAGGCTTTTCAATAACAAGTTGTTCTCCACATTTTGGCTCctgaaatttgtgaaaatacCTTTCACAAAGTTGTGCAGCTGTAAATAAAGCAATCAGTTAATGACAATAAGGATGTTTGGAATTAAGGTCTGGAAGTGTCATTATTTCTCAAATGTCACTATCACCAACAAAATGTTGAAGTACTTTCAGTTCTTCTCCCTTAGCACCCATTTTATCTTATTTCCCCATGCACTGCTACCAGGAACTGGACCAGGCACTGGCTACGGAGTACTGACTGACTCTAGTTTACACTTGCTTCCCAATTCTTGCTGTTTTTTTGGCAATGTGAACTTCAGAAGAGCACAGCTCCACCCTTAGTCTcaaaactctcccattaaaacatgtggctctttacaaaTACACCCAAGATGGAGTGACCATTATGGGTCTTTTGAATGCCCATTTGGGGCCTGAGAGTTGATATATAGTAAGATGAGCAGAGGAAAGGAATGTGATGCCTTCCATCCTAGTGTCCTGTGACTCGAGAGCTTCCTAGGAGACATAGACCCAAAGTGCCAGATCTGAACTGCCAGAGATGGGCCTATGCTGCTGGAGTTCACGGAGCCTTGCCAGCAAGACTTTTATCCTACAACTGTCTCTTCCACTGCCTATCACCTTTTCCTTTTTCAACTGTCTCCTCCAACTGCCACCCTCTGAAGATGGCAAACCAGACCTTGCCTATGATGCAATTGAGGTATACATTGGACAAGATATGGCCCTATTAATTTCCAGCAAATGCCAGGAAACTGGGCAGGGGCCTACCCCAGGTCCCACAAAATCTGGTTGCCATCTCCAGAGGGTGGAGTAGGGAGGGCCCTGCATTCCCTCTTGTAATAATCAAACTTGTCACAATTAAAACATCTATCCCAGCATTCGGGAGATCTGGGGCTGTCCTATGTTTACATAAGCAGGTTGGCAATCTCCTGCCCAATGATTGCCTCTACCATATTTAGGACAAGGTTCAGGTAGTGGCCTCAGGAATACATGGTTGGGTAGGGCTCTAAATTCTCTTTGTTGCTATCATGGTTTCCTAGTTTGTTTTTGCACTGAAGAAGACTCCAGGGTATTTACTCGAGCCTGGTGGGAAATGGAACCAATGTTCTGTCATGCTTTGAGGTATCCAATTacatcttctctctccctttttggtCGTAAAATTATCTGACACTCCTCATTAGCATTTTCAAATGTAAGTTGGTTTATTAAATGATCTTGGACCTCCTTATTCTTAACTTGTTTCTGTACTGCCTTAGCTTGCTGATGAATTGGGCAAATGGCTCAGATACAACCTGGAAGACCTTGTTGGTAAAGCTATCTTTAAACTCAGAGTCTGCATCTACTTTTCCCCCACTCAGACAGGACAATATTCCTAATATAATTTAGGATTATGAGGTATATGGTggcttgattttttatttttgatattctcCTCCTAACAACATATCAAGGGTGATTTTGATTCCAGATAACTTCCTGCCTAATTTTCCCAAGTTGAGTAATTTAGCTTTCACCTCATCACTTAGCCACATTTGCCACTGAAGGTATTCAGATGGGCTCAGGCAAACAGGCCACTGTCTGAAAGTCCTATGGGGTCCTAATTGTGTTTTTGCTCCAGCCTGACAGATAATCAGAGCAGTATGGTAATTTTGCCCCATATGCCATGCAGGCTTTCTAAAATCTACTGagggaatttatttttatttcttggtagGTAGGTAGTTCATGGAGTCTATTTATGTTGgcctctctttaaaaaaaaaaacaatatctatatttaaacatcatgattacaaacatg
The sequence above is a segment of the Suncus etruscus isolate mSunEtr1 chromosome 8, mSunEtr1.pri.cur, whole genome shotgun sequence genome. Coding sequences within it:
- the LOC126015519 gene encoding olfactory receptor 2W3-like: MDGTNDSTKERFILLGFSGRPHLERILFVVILVAYLLTLMGNSTIILVSRLDPHLQTPMYFFLTHLSFLDLSFTTSSIPQLLYNLHGHDKTISYIGCAIQLFLFLGLGGVECLLLAVMAYDRFVAVCKPLHYMVIMNPRLCLGLVLVAWGLGAANSLAMSPSTLNLPRCGHWTVDHFLCEMPALIRIACVNTAVVEGVAFVLAVIIVLLPLMFILISYGCILRAVLQIRSGSGLKKVFNTCGSHLTVVSLFYGNIIYMYMQPGKSSSKDQGKFLTLFYNIVTPLLNPLIYTLRNKEVKGALKRLLLRDRSAGKG